One window of Cryobacterium arcticum genomic DNA carries:
- a CDS encoding zf-HC2 domain-containing protein, with translation MTDCGCEKAKAELEEYLHNELRKEDALDIREHLEHCPDCRSEHNVGRTLTDVMQRACKETAPEDLRDQVLLRLRAIQSAH, from the coding sequence ATGACCGATTGCGGTTGCGAGAAGGCCAAGGCCGAACTCGAAGAGTATCTGCACAACGAACTCCGCAAGGAGGACGCCCTCGACATTCGTGAGCACCTCGAGCACTGCCCCGACTGCCGGAGCGAGCACAACGTGGGCCGCACCCTCACCGATGTGATGCAGCGTGCCTGCAAGGAGACCGCGCCGGAAGACCTGCGCGACCAGGTGCTGCTGCGACTGCGCGCCATCCAGTCGGCGCACTAG
- the bcp gene encoding thioredoxin-dependent thiol peroxidase: MTDSTRLAAGDTAPEFTLTDQNGQSVSLADYRGQKVVVYFYPAAMTPGCTTQACDFRDNLASLAQAGYQVLGVSKDTQAKLAKFAENDHLTFPLLSDEDLTVHRAYGAWGEKNLYGKVVTGVLRSTFVLDEAGVVTLALYNVKATGHVASLRKKLGL, encoded by the coding sequence ATGACGGATTCCACACGGCTTGCAGCCGGCGACACGGCCCCCGAGTTCACCCTGACCGACCAGAACGGCCAGAGCGTCTCTCTGGCCGACTACCGCGGCCAGAAGGTCGTGGTGTATTTCTACCCGGCCGCGATGACGCCGGGCTGCACCACGCAGGCCTGCGATTTCCGGGACAACCTCGCTTCTCTCGCGCAGGCCGGCTACCAGGTGCTGGGGGTGTCGAAGGACACCCAGGCGAAGCTGGCGAAATTCGCCGAGAACGACCACCTCACCTTCCCGCTGCTCAGCGATGAGGATCTGACCGTGCACCGGGCGTACGGCGCCTGGGGCGAGAAGAACCTCTACGGCAAGGTCGTCACCGGGGTGCTGCGCTCCACCTTCGTGCTCGACGAGGCCGGCGTGGTCACGCTGGCGCTCTACAACGTCAAGGCCACCGGGCACGTGGCGAGCCTGCGCAAGAAGCTCGGCCTCTAG
- the aroA gene encoding 3-phosphoshikimate 1-carboxyvinyltransferase: MLISRYSKPEFDPYGDSSPEEIDALWAAPVAAVPLAATLSLPGSKSLTNRELVLSALADSPSLLRAPLHSRDSDLMVDALRQLGTTIEAVDGAGEYGADLRITPGELFGSTTVDCGLAGTVMRFLPPVAALALGPTTFDGDAGARRRPMSTTISSLRDLGADINDDGRGALPFTVHGTGGLEGGEITIDASSSSQFVSGLLLAAARFRTGLRLRHAGERLPSLPHIEMTIHTLAQRGVAVTSPEEGVWLVEPGPIQGAEVDIEPDLSNAAPFLAAALVAGGSVTITGWPTTTTQVGAHLAELLPLFGATVSIDGDRLTVTGTGRITGVDLDLSTGGELAPTLVGLAALADSPSTITGIGHIRHHETDRLAALATEINNLGGHVTELPDGLAIDPRPLHGGTWHSYDDHRMATTGALIGLAVAGVEVEDIGTTAKTLPQFADLWHGLLAGPGTA; encoded by the coding sequence ATGTTGATCTCGAGATATTCCAAGCCGGAGTTCGATCCCTACGGAGACAGTTCACCCGAGGAGATCGATGCGCTCTGGGCCGCGCCCGTCGCCGCTGTGCCGCTGGCCGCGACGCTGTCGCTGCCCGGCTCGAAGTCGCTGACCAACCGGGAACTCGTCCTGTCGGCACTGGCCGACTCGCCGTCGCTGCTGCGGGCCCCCTTGCATTCCCGTGACAGCGACCTCATGGTCGACGCGCTGCGGCAGCTGGGCACCACCATCGAGGCCGTCGACGGCGCCGGCGAATACGGTGCCGACCTGCGTATCACGCCCGGCGAGCTGTTCGGCTCCACCACGGTCGACTGCGGCCTGGCCGGCACCGTGATGCGCTTCCTGCCTCCCGTCGCCGCACTGGCGCTGGGCCCCACCACCTTCGACGGCGACGCCGGTGCCCGGCGCCGTCCGATGTCGACGACGATCAGTTCGCTCCGCGACCTGGGCGCCGACATCAACGACGACGGCCGCGGTGCGCTGCCGTTCACCGTGCACGGCACCGGCGGCCTCGAGGGCGGTGAGATCACCATCGACGCGTCTTCGTCGAGCCAGTTCGTCTCCGGCCTGCTCCTCGCCGCGGCCCGGTTCCGCACCGGCCTTCGCCTCCGTCACGCGGGCGAGCGACTGCCGAGCCTGCCTCACATCGAGATGACCATCCACACCCTCGCCCAGCGCGGCGTCGCGGTCACCAGCCCGGAAGAGGGCGTCTGGCTGGTCGAGCCCGGCCCGATCCAGGGCGCGGAGGTCGACATCGAACCCGATCTCTCCAACGCGGCCCCGTTCCTCGCGGCGGCCCTCGTCGCCGGCGGCTCCGTCACCATCACGGGCTGGCCCACGACGACCACCCAGGTCGGCGCGCACCTGGCCGAGCTGCTGCCGCTCTTCGGCGCCACCGTGTCGATCGACGGCGACCGGCTCACCGTGACCGGCACCGGCCGCATCACGGGCGTCGACCTCGACCTCTCCACCGGCGGCGAACTGGCGCCCACCCTCGTGGGCCTCGCGGCCCTCGCCGACTCGCCCAGCACCATCACCGGCATCGGCCACATCCGCCACCACGAGACCGACCGGCTCGCAGCGCTGGCCACCGAGATCAACAACCTCGGCGGACACGTCACCGAGCTGCCCGACGGGCTGGCCATCGACCCCAGACCGCTGCACGGCGGCACCTGGCACAGTTACGACGACCACCGGATGGCCACCACCGGCGCTCTGATCGGCCTGGCCGTCGCCGGCGTGGAGGTCGAGGACATCGGCACTACCGCCAAGACCCTCCCCCAGTTCGCCGATCTCTGGCACGGACTGCTCGCTGGACCGGGCACCGCGTGA
- a CDS encoding WhiB family transcriptional regulator — translation MDWRDKAACLTADPELFFPVGNTGPAVDQIEKAKSVCARCNVTEVCLQYALETGQDSGVWGGLSEDERRALKRRAARARRAS, via the coding sequence ATGGACTGGCGCGATAAAGCTGCCTGCCTCACCGCCGACCCGGAACTCTTCTTCCCGGTTGGTAACACTGGTCCCGCAGTCGACCAGATCGAGAAGGCCAAGTCCGTGTGCGCCCGCTGCAACGTCACGGAGGTGTGCCTCCAGTACGCTCTCGAGACCGGTCAGGACTCCGGCGTCTGGGGTGGACTGAGCGAAGACGAGCGCCGCGCCCTCAAGCGTCGCGCCGCACGCGCCCGCCGCGCGTCCTGA
- a CDS encoding GlsB/YeaQ/YmgE family stress response membrane protein: MGFFGFLLLGLLAGAIAKLILPGNQGGGWFVTLLLGVVGALLGGFLGSLLFNAPLEDFFSIQTWLLAIGGSIIVLLIYGLLVGRRKA; this comes from the coding sequence ATGGGGTTCTTCGGATTCCTTCTTCTCGGCCTCCTCGCCGGTGCCATCGCCAAGCTCATCCTCCCGGGCAACCAGGGCGGCGGCTGGTTCGTCACGCTTCTGCTCGGCGTCGTCGGCGCACTGCTCGGCGGGTTCCTCGGCAGCCTGCTCTTCAACGCACCGCTCGAGGACTTCTTCTCCATCCAGACCTGGCTCCTGGCCATCGGTGGATCCATCATCGTTCTCCTCATCTACGGCCTCCTCGTGGGCCGTCGCAAGGCGTAA
- a CDS encoding MMPL family transporter codes for MKTTAPEPPTDAGRRARKTGSSSRVPLWLRILIPTALILIWFVVFGAGGASFGRISDVSTNDQVQQLPASADATRVQALQAEFRGDDVLPGVLVYERAGGLTEADRTAITAQVSDLAELDGVVTESVSPAIFSEDGEAAEAILTLDTQVKPADTVESIRAYLADNPIDGVATYVTGPAGLIADLTGAFAGIDGILLLTALAAVLVILVIVYRSPLLPLIVLFTSLAALCASVLVVVALASADVLILTGQTQGILFILVIGAATDYSLLYVARFREALRDNATKWDATLVALRGSFEPILAAGGTVIVGLLCLLFSDLNSNKALGPVAAIGIAFALLSALTLLPALMLWAGRAAFWPVRPKLGSAHPGLDGDNAKGVWPWLARLISRRARLIWIACTVLLAVASIGAFQFKADGVSQSEFVLGSSEARDGQAVVGAHFPGGSGTPAVVVGPESELQAMTDVLLANDGVDSVTVLSEDSVSGSLPVTADGVQAFGPPGTPAGDPTVIDGDVMLQATLTDVGDSAAAEETVRELRVELDNVTGTVLVGGTTAIAVDTTDTAIHDRNLIIPIILGVILVILMLLLRSILAPVLLVATVVLSFAAALGVSSWVFDGVLGFPGADPVVPLYGFVFLVALGIDYNIFLMTRVREESIRFGTRPGILRGLVATGGVITSAGLVLAATFAALGVLPILFLAQLAFIVAFGVLLDTFLVRSLLVPALAHDIGPKIWWPSKLATASPRETL; via the coding sequence ATGAAGACAACTGCCCCCGAGCCGCCCACGGATGCGGGCCGCCGGGCCCGGAAGACCGGCTCGTCCAGCAGGGTGCCGCTGTGGCTGCGCATCCTGATCCCCACCGCGCTGATCCTGATCTGGTTCGTGGTGTTCGGCGCCGGCGGAGCCTCGTTCGGCCGGATCAGCGACGTGTCCACGAACGACCAGGTGCAGCAGCTGCCCGCCAGCGCCGACGCCACCCGCGTGCAGGCGCTCCAGGCCGAGTTCCGCGGCGACGACGTGCTGCCCGGCGTGCTGGTCTACGAACGCGCCGGCGGCCTCACCGAGGCCGACCGCACGGCCATCACCGCGCAGGTCTCCGACCTGGCCGAGCTGGACGGTGTCGTCACCGAGAGCGTGTCACCGGCCATCTTCTCCGAGGACGGCGAGGCGGCTGAGGCGATCCTCACCCTCGACACCCAGGTGAAACCGGCGGACACCGTGGAGTCCATCCGCGCCTACCTCGCCGACAACCCCATCGACGGGGTGGCCACCTACGTGACGGGCCCGGCCGGTCTCATCGCCGACCTCACCGGCGCCTTCGCCGGCATCGACGGTATCCTGCTGCTCACCGCGCTCGCGGCGGTGCTGGTGATCCTCGTGATCGTCTACCGGTCGCCGCTGCTGCCGTTGATCGTGCTGTTCACCAGCCTGGCGGCGCTGTGCGCATCCGTGCTCGTCGTGGTGGCCCTGGCCAGCGCCGACGTGCTGATCCTGACCGGGCAGACCCAGGGCATCCTGTTCATCCTGGTGATCGGTGCGGCCACCGACTACTCGCTGCTCTACGTGGCCAGGTTCCGTGAAGCGCTGCGGGACAACGCCACGAAGTGGGACGCCACCCTGGTGGCCCTGCGCGGCTCGTTCGAGCCGATCCTGGCCGCCGGCGGCACCGTGATCGTGGGCCTGCTCTGCCTGCTCTTCAGCGACCTCAACTCGAATAAGGCCCTCGGCCCCGTGGCGGCCATCGGCATCGCCTTCGCCCTGCTCAGCGCCCTGACCCTGCTGCCCGCGCTCATGCTCTGGGCCGGCCGTGCCGCCTTCTGGCCGGTGCGCCCGAAGCTCGGCTCCGCCCACCCCGGCCTCGACGGCGACAACGCCAAGGGAGTCTGGCCGTGGCTGGCCCGGCTGATCAGCCGCCGCGCCCGGCTCATCTGGATCGCCTGCACCGTGCTGCTCGCGGTGGCCTCCATCGGGGCGTTCCAGTTCAAGGCGGACGGGGTCTCCCAGAGCGAGTTCGTGCTGGGCTCCTCGGAGGCCAGGGACGGCCAGGCCGTGGTCGGGGCGCATTTCCCCGGCGGCTCTGGCACCCCGGCCGTCGTGGTCGGTCCGGAGTCCGAGCTGCAGGCGATGACGGATGTGCTGCTGGCCAACGACGGCGTCGACTCGGTCACCGTGTTGTCCGAGGACTCCGTGAGCGGGTCGCTGCCGGTCACCGCCGACGGTGTGCAGGCGTTCGGCCCCCCGGGCACCCCCGCCGGGGACCCCACGGTGATCGACGGCGACGTCATGCTGCAGGCGACCCTCACCGACGTGGGGGACTCGGCGGCGGCCGAGGAGACCGTGCGCGAGCTCCGGGTGGAACTCGACAACGTCACGGGCACCGTGCTCGTGGGCGGGACCACGGCCATCGCCGTGGACACCACCGACACGGCGATCCACGACCGCAACCTCATCATCCCGATCATCCTCGGGGTCATCCTGGTCATCCTGATGCTCCTGCTCCGGTCGATACTGGCGCCGGTGCTGCTCGTGGCGACCGTGGTGCTCTCCTTCGCGGCGGCCCTCGGCGTGTCCTCCTGGGTCTTCGACGGCGTCCTCGGCTTCCCGGGCGCCGACCCGGTGGTGCCGCTCTACGGGTTCGTCTTCCTCGTCGCCCTGGGCATCGACTACAACATCTTCCTGATGACCCGGGTGCGGGAGGAGTCGATCCGGTTCGGCACCCGTCCGGGCATCCTGCGCGGCCTCGTGGCCACCGGCGGGGTGATCACCTCGGCCGGTCTGGTGCTCGCCGCGACGTTCGCCGCCCTGGGCGTGTTGCCGATCCTGTTCCTGGCGCAACTGGCGTTCATCGTGGCGTTCGGGGTGCTGCTGGACACCTTCCTGGTGCGGTCCCTGCTCGTGCCGGCGCTCGCGCACGACATCGGCCCGAAGATCTGGTGGCCGAGCAAGCTGGCCACCGCCTCACCGCGCGAAACCCTCTAG
- a CDS encoding sensor histidine kinase → MSTLSDLVLAQGRNSAEDVDWLHMLVADGQLLADLAFADIVVWVPTLGGSFVAVAHARPSSAATLFYRDFVGQEIKAEWRKQVTEAFDTAKIIDTTAPDWYEETPTRVRAIPVRRRISSSGAEITPEPIAVLTRHTNLSETRTPGRQELTFNDCANDLFAMIASGDFPDLGAPTGPRRGAPRASDGLIRLDLDGVTTFASPNALSAFNRMGFADELEGESLAEVTTSLLSGKAVVDESLPLVVTGRAPWRTDIEARGVTVSLRAIPIRNRGERIGAIVLSRDVSELRHQERELITKDATIREIHHRVKNNLQTVASLLRIQARRTHSDTAREALNQAMRRVAAIAVVHDTLSSGLSQNVDFDAVFDRVLLLIAEVASAHNTTAHPKSSGSFGILPSAYATPLALALTELVTNAVEHGLAGREGEVSIEAERDLETLTVRVRDNGSGLPEGKVGSGLGTQIVRTLIQGELSGSIDWHTMMGSGTEVTIEIPLRFMEFD, encoded by the coding sequence AGGACGTCGACTGGTTGCACATGCTCGTCGCCGACGGCCAGCTGCTGGCCGACCTCGCCTTCGCCGACATCGTCGTGTGGGTGCCCACCCTGGGCGGCAGCTTCGTGGCCGTGGCCCACGCCAGGCCGTCCAGCGCCGCGACGCTGTTCTACCGCGACTTCGTGGGCCAAGAGATCAAGGCCGAGTGGCGCAAGCAGGTCACCGAGGCCTTCGACACCGCCAAGATCATCGACACCACCGCGCCGGACTGGTACGAGGAGACGCCCACCCGGGTGCGCGCCATCCCGGTGCGCCGCCGCATCAGCTCCAGCGGCGCCGAGATCACCCCCGAGCCCATCGCCGTGCTCACCCGGCACACCAATCTCAGCGAGACCCGCACGCCGGGTCGCCAGGAGCTGACCTTCAACGACTGCGCGAACGACCTCTTCGCGATGATCGCCTCCGGGGACTTCCCCGACCTGGGCGCCCCGACCGGCCCGCGCCGCGGCGCGCCGCGCGCTTCGGACGGCCTGATCCGGCTGGACCTGGACGGCGTGACCACCTTCGCTAGCCCGAACGCGCTGTCCGCGTTCAACCGCATGGGCTTCGCCGACGAGCTGGAGGGCGAGTCGCTCGCCGAGGTCACCACGAGCCTGCTCAGCGGCAAGGCCGTCGTCGACGAGTCCCTTCCGTTGGTCGTCACCGGCCGGGCGCCCTGGCGTACCGACATCGAGGCCCGCGGGGTGACGGTGTCGCTGCGCGCGATCCCGATCCGCAACCGCGGCGAGCGGATCGGCGCCATCGTGCTCTCCCGCGACGTCTCTGAGCTCCGGCACCAGGAACGCGAACTGATCACCAAGGACGCGACGATCCGGGAGATCCACCACCGGGTGAAGAACAACCTGCAGACCGTGGCGTCGCTGCTGCGCATCCAGGCTCGCCGCACCCACTCGGACACTGCCCGTGAGGCGCTCAACCAGGCCATGCGCCGGGTCGCGGCCATCGCCGTCGTGCACGACACGCTCTCCAGCGGGCTCAGCCAGAACGTCGACTTCGACGCCGTGTTCGACCGGGTGCTGCTGCTCATCGCCGAGGTGGCGTCGGCGCACAACACCACGGCCCACCCCAAGTCGTCCGGCAGTTTCGGGATCCTGCCCAGCGCCTACGCGACGCCGCTCGCGCTCGCGCTGACGGAGCTCGTGACCAACGCCGTCGAGCACGGCCTGGCCGGCCGGGAGGGCGAGGTGTCGATCGAGGCCGAGCGCGACCTCGAAACCCTCACGGTGCGCGTGCGCGACAACGGCTCCGGGCTGCCGGAGGGCAAGGTCGGCTCGGGCCTCGGCACCCAGATCGTGCGCACCCTCATCCAGGGCGAGCTCAGCGGATCGATCGACTGGCACACCATGATGGGCAGCGGCACCGAGGTCACCATCGAGATCCCGCTGCGCTTCATGGAATTCGACTGA
- the rsgA gene encoding ribosome small subunit-dependent GTPase A, giving the protein MTWWATPDDDEPEYDESSVRVRPGRKGTKPRTKTRPEHGDALTGRILSVDRGRYTVMLDENEPTERRVTAARASELRKHAVVTGDRVDIVGDTTGAEGSLSRIVRIVPRVTLLRRSADDTDAVERVIVANADQMLIVVAAANPEPRIRLVDRYLVAAYDAGVSPILCITKTDLADPAEFLNNFAGLDLPVFQSRDDAMPLDAISAALVGHDTVFVGHSGVGKSTLVNALVPDAHRAVGVVNTVTGRGRHTSSSTISLRLETDAGRGWVIDTPGVRSFGLGHINTDNILRAFTDLAVIAEKCPRGCTHLPSSPDCAINEAVAAGTLGDTGKARLDSLQRLLETFAAAPSHRQGEN; this is encoded by the coding sequence GTGACCTGGTGGGCGACACCGGACGATGACGAACCGGAGTACGACGAGTCCAGTGTTCGCGTGCGGCCGGGCCGCAAGGGCACCAAGCCGCGCACCAAGACCCGTCCGGAGCACGGCGACGCCCTGACCGGGCGTATCCTCTCCGTCGACCGCGGCCGGTACACGGTGATGCTCGACGAGAACGAACCCACCGAACGCCGGGTCACTGCCGCGCGGGCCAGCGAGCTGCGCAAGCACGCCGTCGTCACCGGCGACCGCGTCGACATCGTCGGCGACACCACCGGGGCGGAGGGCAGCCTGTCGCGCATCGTGCGCATCGTGCCGCGCGTGACCCTGTTGCGCCGCAGCGCCGACGACACGGATGCGGTGGAGCGCGTCATCGTCGCCAACGCCGACCAGATGCTCATCGTCGTGGCCGCGGCGAACCCGGAGCCGCGCATCCGCCTGGTGGACCGGTACCTGGTCGCGGCGTACGACGCCGGGGTCTCCCCCATCCTCTGCATCACCAAGACCGACCTCGCCGACCCGGCCGAGTTCCTCAACAATTTCGCCGGCCTCGACCTGCCGGTGTTCCAGAGCCGCGACGACGCCATGCCGCTTGACGCCATCTCGGCGGCCCTGGTGGGCCATGACACCGTGTTCGTCGGCCACTCGGGCGTGGGCAAGTCCACGCTCGTGAACGCTCTCGTGCCCGACGCGCACCGCGCCGTCGGTGTGGTGAACACCGTCACCGGACGGGGCCGGCACACCTCGTCGTCGACGATCTCGCTGCGGCTCGAAACGGATGCCGGCCGCGGGTGGGTCATCGACACCCCCGGGGTGCGCTCCTTCGGCCTGGGTCACATCAACACCGACAACATCCTGCGCGCTTTCACCGACCTGGCCGTCATCGCCGAGAAGTGCCCGCGCGGCTGCACCCACCTGCCGTCATCGCCCGACTGCGCCATCAACGAGGCCGTCGCGGCCGGAACCCTGGGCGACACCGGCAAAGCCCGCCTGGACTCCCTCCAGCGCCTCCTGGAGACGTTCGCGGCCGCTCCGTCGCACCGCCAGGGCGAGAACTGA
- a CDS encoding sigma-70 family RNA polymerase sigma factor: MTTDTTDMRDLFEAQAMPFIDQLYAAAMRMTRNPSDAQDLVQETFVKAFASFKQFEQGTNLKAWLYRILTNTFINTYRKKQREPYQGTIDDLEDWQLGGAESTTATSSRSAEAEAIDHLPDSAVKDALQSIPEDFRLAVYFADVEGFSYQEIAEIMKTPIGTVMSRLHRGRRLLRDLLSGYALERGLGGNQTGTSTKKTSGSTGK, from the coding sequence ATGACAACAGATACGACTGATATGCGGGACCTGTTCGAAGCACAGGCCATGCCGTTCATCGACCAGCTGTACGCAGCGGCGATGCGCATGACGCGGAACCCCTCTGACGCGCAGGACCTGGTGCAGGAAACCTTCGTCAAGGCGTTCGCATCGTTCAAGCAGTTCGAGCAGGGCACCAACCTCAAGGCCTGGCTGTACAGGATCCTGACGAACACCTTCATCAACACCTATCGCAAGAAGCAGCGCGAGCCCTACCAGGGCACCATCGACGACCTCGAGGACTGGCAGCTGGGCGGGGCGGAATCCACGACGGCGACGTCGAGCCGTTCCGCGGAGGCCGAGGCCATCGACCACCTGCCCGACAGTGCCGTCAAGGACGCCCTCCAGTCGATTCCCGAGGACTTCCGCCTGGCGGTGTACTTCGCCGACGTCGAAGGCTTCTCCTATCAGGAGATCGCCGAGATCATGAAGACGCCCATCGGAACGGTGATGAGCCGTCTGCACCGGGGGCGCCGGCTGCTGCGCGATCTGCTGTCCGGTTACGCCCTCGAGCGTGGCCTGGGCGGCAACCAGACAGGCACGAGCACGAAGAAGACATCCGGGAGCACAGGAAAATGA
- a CDS encoding Asp23/Gls24 family envelope stress response protein, with protein sequence MNSISSDQPRSSTTLPASAGAVSDASAERVGEGETTIKDGVIAKVASLAVREVEGVHALGSVPTRALGAILDAVTSTDANPGVSIELDDDGVTVQIVLVAGYPVSLTALAGQVRSSVTRAIEGLVGMPVSAVNVTITDIYVAEEQVDNGVD encoded by the coding sequence ATGAACAGCATCAGTTCCGACCAGCCGCGCTCGTCGACGACCCTGCCGGCCAGCGCCGGCGCGGTCTCAGACGCGTCCGCGGAGCGGGTCGGCGAAGGGGAGACCACGATCAAGGACGGTGTCATCGCCAAGGTCGCCAGCCTGGCCGTGCGCGAGGTTGAGGGCGTCCATGCCCTGGGCAGCGTGCCCACCCGGGCGCTCGGCGCGATCCTCGACGCCGTGACCAGCACCGACGCCAACCCCGGTGTCTCGATCGAGCTCGATGACGACGGCGTCACGGTGCAGATCGTGCTGGTTGCCGGATACCCGGTTTCCCTGACCGCACTCGCCGGCCAGGTGCGGTCATCCGTCACCCGGGCCATCGAGGGGCTGGTGGGCATGCCCGTCTCCGCCGTGAACGTGACCATCACAGACATTTACGTGGCCGAAGAGCAGGTCGACAATGGCGTCGACTGA